The genomic stretch AGGATAATTTTTCCATACTGACCAAAATTAATCGTACTGAAGCAATAGCAATTATCAATTGAAGGGGAATAATAATGCGTGCGCTACAATTGCTAAATGAACGCCAGCTTGAAATTACTAATATTGCACCACCTCCTTCACCCCGACCAGATGAGGTAACAGTGCGTATAAAAGCTGTTGCACTCAATCATATTGATGTATGGGGCTGGCGTGGGATGGCTTTTGCGAAAAGAAAAATGCCCCTCATCATTGGTGCCGAAGCTTCCGGTGAAATTACGCAACTGGGAAGCCATGTTAAAAATTTACACCTTGGACAAATCGTCTCAATTTATGGTGCACAAACCTGCGGAGTATGCCAAGCTTGTCATGAAGGACGGGATAATCTTTGCTCTGATGTAAAGGGAGTTTACGGTTTTCATCTTGATGGATTTGCTTGTGAGCTTGTTAATTTACCAGCACGTTTATTGATTCCAGCCCCTTCCCAATGTGATGAATTACAAGCCGCTGTTGCCCCCATTACTTTTGGTACCGTAGAACATATGCTTTTCGATAACGCAAAACTACAAGCAGGAGAAACAGTTCTGATACAAGCAGGTGGTT from Bartonella kosoyi encodes the following:
- a CDS encoding zinc-binding dehydrogenase; the protein is MRALQLLNERQLEITNIAPPPSPRPDEVTVRIKAVALNHIDVWGWRGMAFAKRKMPLIIGAEASGEITQLGSHVKNLHLGQIVSIYGAQTCGVCQACHEGRDNLCSDVKGVYGFHLDGFACELVNLPARLLIPAPSQCDELQAAVAPITFGTVEHMLFDNAKLQAGETVLIQAGGSGIGSAAIQLAKHRGCTVITTVGSDEKIAKAHSLGADHVINYRKDRFEGVVRKLTQKKGVDVVFEHVGVDTWNGSLLCMKKGARLVTCGSTSGVSAPINLMQLFQQQLKIFGSFGCRMENMKNAMQKMAQKAVHPVIDTIVGLDEMDTALKRMESRDVFGKIILKIN